From one Haloferax marinisediminis genomic stretch:
- a CDS encoding MaoC/PaaZ C-terminal domain-containing protein, producing the protein MSANDVPTEGETLVRERTFTTAEVEAFAALSGDEQPIHTTPDDDGRLVVHGLLTATLPTEIGGELEVLARSMEFEFLAPVYTGETIRCEVTTTAVDPREDRYDIVTDIVCRRVTDGSVVLRGGFDGLIWK; encoded by the coding sequence GTGTCCGCGAACGACGTCCCGACGGAGGGTGAAACCCTCGTCAGAGAGCGAACGTTCACGACGGCGGAGGTCGAGGCATTTGCGGCCCTCTCCGGCGACGAGCAACCGATTCACACCACCCCCGACGACGATGGTCGACTCGTCGTCCACGGGTTGTTGACTGCCACACTGCCGACGGAGATTGGTGGTGAACTGGAAGTCCTCGCCCGGTCGATGGAGTTCGAATTCCTCGCCCCGGTGTACACCGGTGAGACGATTCGGTGCGAGGTGACGACGACCGCTGTCGACCCCCGCGAGGACCGCTACGACATCGTAACCGACATCGTCTGTCGGAGGGTGACCGACGGGTCGGTCGTCCTCAGGGGTGGGTTCGACGGCCTCATCTGGAAGTGA
- a CDS encoding DMT family transporter, giving the protein MTHTAWRNLPTTPLMFVVLALMWGTSFVAIEVGLEFFPTLTFAAIRYEAAGLLMLAYAVYSTDRWRPQTRDELLATAIGAVFIIAAYHGLLYLGQNYVPGAIASIIISLSPILTAVFAGVILSEDSLGKVGVLGLLAGFAGVVLVADPGAGILGSAQGLGIVLIFLGAVSFALGSVLTRPLRTALPVQSMQAWTMFGGGVILHVWGLVRGESLAAIEWAPVGIASFLYLTLVSGAVAFLLYFELLDRLGPTELNLIGYVEPVVAAVMSFVLLGHAIETTAFVGFGAIFVGFAAMKKDTVVDAVIAVRRRVTV; this is encoded by the coding sequence ATGACGCACACTGCTTGGAGAAACCTCCCGACGACCCCGCTGATGTTCGTCGTCCTCGCACTGATGTGGGGGACGTCGTTCGTCGCCATCGAGGTCGGACTGGAGTTCTTCCCGACCCTGACGTTCGCGGCGATACGCTACGAGGCCGCTGGCCTCCTGATGCTCGCGTACGCCGTCTACTCGACCGACCGCTGGCGCCCCCAGACCAGAGACGAACTACTCGCGACGGCTATCGGCGCGGTGTTCATCATCGCTGCCTATCACGGACTCCTCTACCTCGGGCAGAACTACGTCCCCGGTGCCATCGCCTCGATTATCATCAGCCTCTCGCCCATCCTGACGGCTGTCTTCGCGGGCGTCATCCTCTCGGAAGATTCGCTCGGGAAAGTGGGTGTACTCGGCTTGCTCGCCGGATTCGCCGGTGTCGTCCTCGTGGCCGACCCCGGTGCGGGTATCCTCGGGTCGGCACAGGGACTCGGCATCGTCCTCATCTTCCTCGGCGCCGTCTCGTTCGCCCTCGGGTCGGTCCTCACCCGTCCGCTCCGAACAGCGTTACCGGTCCAGTCGATGCAGGCGTGGACCATGTTCGGTGGCGGCGTCATCCTCCACGTCTGGGGATTGGTTCGCGGTGAGTCGCTGGCTGCCATCGAGTGGGCACCCGTCGGTATCGCGTCGTTCCTCTACCTGACGCTCGTCTCGGGTGCCGTGGCGTTCTTGCTCTACTTCGAACTCCTCGACCGCCTCGGCCCGACAGAACTCAACCTCATCGGCTACGTCGAACCCGTCGTGGCGGCGGTGATGAGTTTCGTGCTCCTCGGGCACGCAATCGAGACGACGGCGTTCGTCGGCTTCGGCGCCATCTTCGTCGGGTTCGCGGCGATGAAAAAAGACACAGTCGTCGACGCGGTCATCGCGGTCCGGCGACGCGTCACGGTCTAA
- a CDS encoding DUF6360 family protein, whose amino-acid sequence MPDRILKVNAYTTLDLVDGTATGHDFEESAFAVLNVTSPRKNPDAITLELELDGTQLETLSPHADRVTLSPDEARTLAADLEKHADRVEAATDD is encoded by the coding sequence ATGCCAGACCGAATCCTGAAAGTAAACGCCTACACGACGTTGGACCTCGTCGACGGAACGGCGACTGGTCACGACTTCGAAGAGTCGGCGTTCGCGGTGCTCAACGTCACCTCGCCCCGAAAGAATCCCGACGCCATCACGCTCGAACTCGAACTCGACGGGACGCAACTCGAAACGCTCTCACCGCACGCAGACCGGGTGACGCTCTCGCCCGACGAAGCGCGAACGCTGGCGGCCGACCTCGAAAAACACGCCGACCGCGTCGAGGCAGCGACCGACGACTGA
- a CDS encoding sensor histidine kinase: MPGRVNVLVVVENETVRDRLSGSLPGVVGDAATTVQVETAVSAETAQAVLERSRVDCLVVSTELTNGEGELLVSELRTTNVPLVSFECAELSDLDIESLGHVVYDAARNTVGSLDHRALFEAVNVGLAVRDVDTLELVDINQHYLDILGTNREDVISTEPVELTADFPGFTEARARDEVKHAIETGSNVFFWPLERTDGELVWIQVSLSIAHFSDRDYLISTVEDVTADRERERELEAFKSAVDAVDAGIALTEDGRHTYINETGAHICGYPDAASMEGTSWTELHDEAEVERLHRELRPALDATGRWQGEATIRRPDGVSVPVRLSITSLPENRNVVVFQDLSEQKSRERELERSRDFLERTQRISKVGGWELNLVDETLEWTDQTKRIHDVPLDYEPSLDDAIDFYAADEREWVHELVDRCRNEGISWEDDFRIVTANGAERWVRTRGEPVIRDGRVTALRGTIQDVTTRRSRERELERTNAELEALNRIIRHDIRNDMAVIVGWSELLEDHVDDAGRDILSRVLSTGRHTIEITEVARDLIETMSGGAVDTRPLSLSDTLDRELTVRREAFPTANIVVDSEIPDVAVRANPLLTSVFGNVLNNAIQHNGDGTTVTVSSSIDEEREQAIVRISDDGVGIPDNRKPVVFGKGEKGLESTGTGLGLYLVNKLVESFGGSVHIEDNEPTGTIVVIELPLASPS, translated from the coding sequence ATGCCCGGTAGAGTGAACGTTCTCGTCGTCGTCGAGAACGAAACAGTCCGTGACCGTCTCTCCGGGTCTCTTCCCGGTGTCGTCGGTGACGCGGCGACGACTGTCCAGGTCGAAACTGCTGTCAGCGCCGAAACTGCGCAGGCGGTACTCGAACGGTCGCGTGTGGACTGTCTCGTCGTCTCGACGGAACTGACGAACGGCGAGGGAGAACTCCTCGTCTCGGAGCTACGCACTACGAACGTTCCCCTCGTCTCGTTCGAGTGTGCTGAGCTGTCTGACTTGGATATCGAGAGCCTCGGTCACGTCGTCTACGATGCGGCCCGAAACACGGTCGGTTCACTGGACCACCGCGCACTCTTCGAGGCGGTGAACGTCGGCCTCGCGGTTCGGGACGTCGACACGCTCGAACTGGTCGATATCAATCAGCACTACCTCGATATCCTCGGAACGAACCGTGAGGACGTCATCTCGACAGAGCCCGTCGAACTCACTGCTGACTTTCCCGGGTTCACAGAAGCGCGTGCTCGGGACGAGGTAAAACACGCCATCGAGACTGGCAGTAACGTGTTCTTCTGGCCGCTCGAACGAACGGACGGAGAACTCGTTTGGATTCAGGTGAGCCTCTCGATTGCACACTTTTCGGACCGTGACTACCTCATCTCGACCGTCGAAGACGTGACTGCAGACCGCGAGCGTGAGCGCGAACTCGAAGCGTTCAAGAGTGCGGTCGATGCTGTCGATGCCGGTATCGCACTGACTGAAGACGGGAGACACACCTACATCAACGAGACTGGCGCACACATCTGCGGCTACCCGGATGCCGCATCGATGGAGGGTACCTCGTGGACCGAACTCCACGACGAAGCGGAAGTCGAGCGACTGCACCGAGAACTCCGCCCCGCGCTCGACGCGACGGGCAGGTGGCAAGGTGAGGCGACGATTCGACGACCTGACGGCGTGTCTGTCCCCGTCCGTCTCTCGATTACGTCGCTTCCCGAGAACCGAAATGTCGTCGTGTTTCAGGACCTCTCCGAACAGAAGTCCCGGGAGCGCGAACTCGAACGGAGCCGTGACTTTCTCGAACGAACGCAGCGTATCTCGAAGGTCGGTGGGTGGGAGCTCAACCTCGTCGACGAGACGCTGGAGTGGACAGACCAGACGAAACGAATCCACGACGTTCCGCTGGACTACGAACCGTCGCTCGACGACGCCATCGACTTCTACGCCGCCGACGAACGTGAGTGGGTCCACGAACTTGTCGACCGCTGCCGCAACGAGGGTATCTCGTGGGAGGACGACTTCCGCATCGTGACGGCCAACGGGGCAGAGCGCTGGGTTCGAACCCGAGGAGAACCGGTCATCCGAGACGGTCGTGTGACCGCACTCCGCGGGACGATTCAAGACGTCACGACGCGTCGTTCCCGCGAACGGGAGTTAGAACGGACGAACGCCGAGTTGGAGGCACTCAACCGAATCATCCGCCACGACATCAGAAACGACATGGCGGTCATCGTGGGGTGGTCGGAGTTGCTCGAAGACCACGTCGACGACGCGGGTCGCGACATCCTCTCACGAGTGCTCTCGACCGGTCGACACACCATCGAGATAACCGAGGTCGCTCGTGACCTCATCGAGACGATGAGTGGCGGCGCAGTCGATACGCGTCCACTCTCACTGTCGGACACGCTCGACCGCGAACTCACGGTCCGTCGAGAAGCGTTCCCGACTGCCAACATCGTCGTCGACAGTGAGATACCGGACGTGGCCGTTCGTGCGAACCCACTGCTCACCTCGGTCTTCGGGAACGTCCTCAACAACGCGATTCAGCACAACGGCGACGGCACGACCGTCACGGTATCGTCGTCCATCGACGAGGAGAGAGAGCAGGCTATCGTTCGAATCAGTGACGACGGGGTCGGGATTCCAGACAACAGGAAACCAGTCGTGTTCGGGAAAGGTGAAAAAGGACTGGAGAGCACCGGAACCGGACTGGGGCTCTACCTCGTCAACAAACTCGTCGAGTCGTTCGGGGGGTCGGTCCACATAGAAGACAACGAGCCAACGGGGACGATCGTCGTCATCGAACTGCCACTCGCGTCGCCGTCGTAG
- a CDS encoding DMT family transporter — protein MSRHRTLVLFVAAAVLFGTSFVGIKAAIGSVPPVLFAAFRVDVAAVVLLTLVAVRGGYWRPRSRADVLGVLASAAFVLGANNVLLFLGQQNATSGAAAVMYSILPIASPMFAFFLLDDERISAVDAVGILFGLAGVVVIVGPESVLGGGSVGQALVVGAALSVAFGSVLLKRVGATMGTIPMTAWAMAVAAVGIHAVSLGIGESPTQVVWSPTVVAAILYVGMPATAAAYPVYFALLAEAGPVRGNLVAYAMPIVATLSGWAFLGESISSGTVLGFGVIVSGFLLVQRESVARIVGTSIKRPAETE, from the coding sequence GTGAGTCGTCACCGGACCCTCGTCCTCTTCGTCGCGGCCGCGGTGCTGTTCGGTACCTCGTTCGTCGGTATCAAAGCCGCCATCGGCTCGGTCCCACCGGTTCTCTTCGCGGCCTTCCGTGTCGACGTCGCCGCTGTCGTCCTGCTGACGCTCGTCGCCGTCCGCGGTGGCTACTGGCGCCCTCGCTCTCGTGCCGACGTCCTCGGTGTCCTCGCGAGCGCTGCGTTCGTCCTCGGTGCGAACAACGTCCTGTTGTTCCTCGGCCAGCAGAACGCAACTTCCGGCGCTGCGGCAGTCATGTACAGCATCCTGCCCATCGCCTCACCGATGTTCGCGTTCTTCCTTCTGGACGACGAGCGCATCTCGGCCGTCGACGCCGTGGGTATCCTCTTCGGACTCGCGGGCGTCGTCGTCATCGTCGGCCCCGAGAGTGTCCTCGGCGGCGGGAGCGTCGGACAAGCGCTCGTCGTTGGCGCTGCGCTCTCGGTCGCGTTCGGGTCGGTCTTGCTCAAGCGCGTCGGTGCGACGATGGGCACGATTCCGATGACTGCGTGGGCGATGGCGGTGGCTGCCGTCGGAATCCACGCCGTGAGTCTCGGAATCGGTGAATCCCCAACGCAGGTCGTCTGGTCACCGACTGTCGTTGCGGCCATCCTCTACGTCGGGATGCCGGCGACGGCGGCCGCCTACCCGGTGTACTTCGCCCTGCTCGCAGAGGCCGGTCCAGTCCGCGGGAACCTCGTCGCCTACGCGATGCCAATCGTCGCGACGCTCTCGGGATGGGCGTTCCTCGGTGAGTCCATCTCCTCGGGGACGGTTCTCGGGTTCGGCGTCATCGTCTCCGGATTCCTGTTGGTCCAGCGCGAGAGCGTGGCCAGAATCGTCGGAACGTCGATCAAACGACCCGCAGAAACAGAGTAG
- a CDS encoding MBL fold metallo-hydrolase, whose amino-acid sequence MQLQFLGGAGEVGRSAILVNESLLLDYGMMTGNPPQFPVGSVDPDAVVVSHGHLDHVGTVPSLLSGSDWPAVHWTPPTYELALTLARDTLKLHGGTYDCPFTETHIRRMTQQSEPHDYGETFEAAGHEVTFYNAGHIPGSAHVLVDDGETRLLYTADFHTDDQRLVAGTTNRPDADVVICESTYSDVEHEDRATVEERFVESVRTTIWQGGTVVVPAFAIGRTQEILMVLDAHDIDCYVDGMGTQVLEMLRNYPGYVRDPTALKRAKSNARLVSGRDGQRRRIARQNSVIVTTSGMLSGGPAMTYIPEIRQDPTNKICLTGYQVEGTPGRELVERGRCELNGGVVPVAARAEMYDFSAHADKHGLREFLADYRETPVFVNHGDRCEAFAEELRTDGFEATAPEVGAVVDI is encoded by the coding sequence ATGCAACTCCAGTTCCTCGGCGGGGCCGGGGAAGTCGGGCGCAGTGCGATTCTCGTCAACGAGTCGCTGCTCCTCGACTACGGGATGATGACCGGGAACCCTCCACAGTTCCCCGTCGGGTCGGTCGACCCCGACGCCGTCGTCGTCTCGCACGGCCACCTCGACCACGTCGGGACGGTCCCCTCGCTCCTCTCGGGTTCCGACTGGCCGGCAGTCCATTGGACACCGCCGACCTACGAACTCGCGCTCACACTCGCACGAGACACGCTCAAACTCCACGGCGGCACCTACGACTGCCCGTTCACCGAGACACACATCCGCCGGATGACTCAGCAGTCCGAACCGCACGACTACGGCGAGACATTCGAGGCTGCTGGCCACGAGGTCACGTTCTACAACGCCGGACACATACCCGGGAGCGCACACGTCCTCGTCGACGACGGCGAGACGCGCCTCCTCTACACCGCCGACTTCCACACGGACGACCAGCGGTTGGTCGCCGGAACCACCAACCGCCCAGACGCGGACGTCGTCATCTGCGAGTCCACGTACTCTGACGTCGAACACGAAGACCGGGCGACAGTCGAAGAGCGGTTCGTCGAGTCCGTTCGGACGACCATCTGGCAAGGCGGTACCGTCGTCGTCCCCGCGTTCGCCATCGGTCGCACACAGGAGATTCTCATGGTCCTCGATGCCCACGACATCGACTGCTACGTCGACGGGATGGGAACGCAGGTGCTCGAGATGCTCCGTAACTACCCCGGGTACGTCCGCGACCCGACGGCGCTCAAACGGGCCAAGTCGAACGCACGACTCGTCTCGGGACGCGACGGCCAGCGTCGCCGTATCGCGCGACAGAACTCCGTCATCGTCACGACGAGTGGGATGCTCTCGGGGGGCCCGGCGATGACGTACATCCCCGAGATTCGCCAAGACCCGACGAACAAAATCTGTCTCACTGGGTATCAGGTCGAAGGAACACCGGGTCGTGAACTCGTCGAACGAGGGCGATGTGAACTCAACGGCGGCGTCGTTCCCGTCGCCGCACGCGCCGAGATGTACGACTTCTCCGCCCACGCGGACAAACACGGGCTACGGGAGTTCCTCGCCGACTATCGTGAGACGCCGGTCTTCGTCAACCACGGCGACCGCTGTGAAGCGTTTGCCGAGGAGCTCAGGACTGACGGCTTCGAGGCGACGGCCCCCGAAGTCGGCGCTGTCGTCGATATCTGA
- a CDS encoding Lrp/AsnC family transcriptional regulator — protein MDERDVRLLKAIADLGTGSPEKLHEATGIPVSTIHYRLNNLKDDGVIENDLYDIDLESFGLGVTVVVEVLADYSGPYEEVGNQLLEIEGVTQLYFTMGETDFIVVAHLADSDRVERLISNFEAIPEVERTNSTFVISTMRDSHRALQSYTLETLLDELGIDD, from the coding sequence ATGGACGAACGCGACGTGCGCCTGTTGAAGGCCATCGCGGACCTCGGAACGGGTAGCCCCGAGAAGTTACACGAAGCGACCGGCATCCCAGTGTCGACCATCCACTACCGACTGAACAACCTGAAAGACGACGGCGTCATCGAGAACGACCTCTACGACATCGACCTCGAGTCGTTCGGTCTCGGCGTCACCGTCGTCGTCGAGGTGTTGGCCGACTACAGCGGTCCGTACGAAGAGGTGGGCAACCAGCTGCTGGAGATCGAAGGCGTCACGCAACTGTACTTCACCATGGGCGAGACGGACTTCATCGTCGTCGCCCACCTCGCCGACTCCGACCGCGTGGAACGGCTCATCAGCAACTTCGAGGCCATCCCCGAAGTCGAACGGACGAACTCGACGTTCGTCATCTCGACGATGCGGGACAGTCACCGTGCCCTCCAGAGTTACACCCTGGAGACGCTCTTAGACGAGTTAGGAATCGACGACTGA
- a CDS encoding SHOCT domain-containing protein: MTTTRSSTRLIGIVLLALAALFIFPALVGMSGLFGTGPMGWGGGWMHDTWMHGGTSGSVPWWMWGMGLFGQLLVLTVLVGGGVILFRTLTGNRGDDALDELRRAYARGDIDDDEFDRRRARLEQSGSQN; the protein is encoded by the coding sequence ATGACGACAACACGTTCTTCGACACGGCTCATCGGCATCGTACTGCTCGCGCTCGCGGCACTGTTCATCTTCCCCGCACTCGTCGGGATGTCCGGCCTCTTCGGAACCGGCCCAATGGGCTGGGGTGGTGGATGGATGCACGACACGTGGATGCACGGCGGAACCAGTGGGTCTGTTCCGTGGTGGATGTGGGGAATGGGCCTCTTTGGGCAACTGCTCGTCCTCACGGTGTTAGTCGGAGGTGGGGTCATACTGTTCCGCACACTGACTGGGAACCGTGGTGACGACGCCCTCGACGAACTCCGCCGTGCGTACGCTCGCGGCGACATCGACGACGACGAGTTCGACCGTCGGCGGGCACGCCTCGAACAGAGCGGGAGCCAAAACTGA